The following proteins are co-located in the Candidatus Woesearchaeota archaeon genome:
- a CDS encoding cysteine desulfurase codes for MTLFSSTGYNVEKLRQDFPILGKPVIYFDNACMSLKPQQVIDKLTSYYTEHTACAGRSSHAFATKVEDEVTGARRNVKKFINAKHDEEIIFTRNTTEGINLVANCCGLTKNDRVIISDKEHNSNLIPWLKQAKKGITVVAVTSNPDNTFNLERFAEAFTQTTKLVSIVHTSNLDGVTNPIKEIAKIAHEHDALVLVDGAQSVPSQPVDVQTLKVDFLSFSGHKMCGPTGTGALYGKKAALEQLDQFLVGGETVIDATYTDYQKEEVPMRFEAGLQDYAGILGLGEACTYLKKIGLEKIAKHELMLNKLMSEELLQHKKVQLIGPQEAAQRGGIFSFNIAGVDPHHVAQMLDVSKHIMTRSGAHCVHSWFNKHQMKGSVRASVYFYNTPEEVAVFVDQVKKIARL; via the coding sequence ATGACGCTCTTTTCCTCTACTGGCTATAATGTTGAGAAATTACGGCAGGATTTTCCTATTCTCGGGAAGCCAGTTATTTATTTTGATAATGCCTGCATGTCTCTAAAACCTCAACAGGTCATTGACAAGCTCACCAGTTATTATACTGAACACACTGCATGTGCAGGAAGAAGCTCTCACGCATTTGCCACTAAGGTTGAGGACGAAGTTACGGGAGCACGGCGCAACGTAAAAAAGTTTATCAATGCCAAACATGATGAAGAAATTATTTTTACCCGAAACACCACCGAGGGGATTAATCTTGTTGCAAACTGTTGTGGACTTACGAAAAACGACCGTGTTATCATCAGCGACAAAGAACATAATTCTAATCTTATTCCCTGGCTGAAACAGGCAAAAAAAGGTATTACCGTAGTAGCTGTTACGAGTAATCCTGATAACACCTTTAATCTCGAACGCTTTGCAGAAGCATTTACCCAAACAACAAAATTGGTGTCTATTGTCCATACTTCAAACTTAGATGGTGTTACCAATCCCATTAAAGAAATTGCAAAGATTGCTCATGAGCATGATGCACTTGTCCTTGTCGATGGCGCCCAGAGCGTTCCCAGTCAACCCGTAGATGTGCAAACGTTAAAGGTTGATTTTCTCTCTTTTTCCGGTCATAAGATGTGTGGACCAACAGGAACTGGTGCGCTCTATGGAAAGAAAGCTGCACTAGAACAACTCGATCAGTTTTTGGTGGGTGGTGAAACGGTTATCGATGCAACCTATACTGATTACCAAAAAGAAGAAGTTCCCATGCGATTTGAAGCTGGACTTCAGGATTATGCAGGTATCCTTGGCCTTGGTGAAGCATGTACCTACCTCAAAAAAATAGGCCTTGAAAAGATAGCCAAACATGAACTCATGCTCAACAAATTAATGAGTGAGGAGCTTCTCCAACACAAAAAAGTACAACTTATTGGCCCTCAAGAGGCTGCTCAACGAGGAGGCATCTTTTCCTTTAATATAGCTGGTGTAGACCCCCACCATGTTGCACAGATGCTTGATGTTTCAAAGCACATCATGACACGAAGCGGAGCCCATTGCGTTCATAGTTGGTTCAACAAACACCAGATGAAGGGAAGCGTCCGTGCCTCAGTCTACTTCTACAATACTCCTGAAGAAGTTGCTGTATTTGTCGATCAGGTAAAGAAGATCGCACGATTGTGA
- a CDS encoding A/G-specific adenine glycosylase, which produces MVSEAKIQAFQQKILSWYEQYQRDLPWRHTIDAYPILVSEIMLQQTQVDRVIPYYQQWMQRFPNIHMLAEAPKEEILRLWSGLGYNSRVLNLHQCAQAIVARHDGRIPEKEEVLLTLPGIGPYTARAILAFAFNKRVAVLDTNIRRVLIHEFKLSQEISLAALQALAYQLIPDRKSRLWHNALMDYGALVLTTKTTGIKPLSTQSPFKGSDRWVRGRIVKRLLEKKQLSVRDLQQEFEHEQLARVIMKMKQQKIIQQSGDMLQL; this is translated from the coding sequence ATGGTTAGTGAAGCAAAAATTCAGGCATTTCAGCAAAAAATCTTGTCATGGTACGAACAGTATCAGCGAGATTTGCCCTGGCGGCATACAATCGATGCTTATCCTATCCTTGTTTCTGAAATCATGTTACAGCAAACCCAGGTTGATCGTGTTATCCCCTACTATCAGCAGTGGATGCAACGGTTTCCGAACATCCATATGCTTGCAGAGGCACCGAAAGAAGAGATCTTGCGATTGTGGTCTGGACTTGGCTATAATTCACGTGTATTAAACCTTCATCAATGTGCACAGGCTATTGTTGCTCGTCATGATGGTAGGATTCCCGAGAAAGAGGAGGTTCTCTTAACGCTACCGGGGATTGGTCCGTACACGGCACGTGCAATTCTTGCATTTGCTTTCAATAAACGTGTTGCCGTCCTCGATACTAATATTCGTCGGGTACTTATTCATGAGTTTAAACTTTCACAGGAGATATCACTCGCTGCATTACAGGCATTAGCGTACCAATTAATCCCAGACAGAAAATCACGACTATGGCACAATGCATTGATGGATTATGGTGCCCTGGTTCTTACCACAAAAACAACCGGCATTAAACCCTTGAGCACACAATCTCCCTTTAAGGGGTCTGATCGGTGGGTAAGAGGAAGAATAGTAAAACGACTTCTCGAAAAGAAACAACTTTCCGTAAGAGACCTTCAACAAGAATTTGAGCATGAACAACTCGCCAGAGTTATCATGAAAATGAAACAACAAAAAATCATACAGCAAAGCGGAGATATGCTGCAGCTTTAG
- a CDS encoding DUF835 domain-containing protein has translation MLENINTFVRNNKLLVIVLFALVVVGIVILLSLLSFARIETFIISQVGQQQLTETRFVANQMENHIFAVQDELVTLTKFPEISSLTLENCQQTRPIHEQLGGKLTVLLKADPSGNVIACSSSRFSSYVDVNIANKDFFLIPKTTNVPYITSSSVGSAYQIIVAAPLFATTEYTPYPNFIGEFKGLLFTIFDVQNLFSLYLENIVSEKNRFFLLVNPTTEETLLKSRGILDYTEIQSRMTLKGNQSITIVSFPGLNKVIVTNADFIVGKDKWRLIMITPVDSLNAEINTLKRGYLISLGLVTGIILIVLFAAIAVYRSKENVQRQLDKAQVTLEKLGVQIDAEDATYNQADVILESGKIYLISDDEENHAHELFIGTLNRGFVGLALVREDPRQLRKKYNLHKTPFIWLTKEKVTGIPCEHNIQTLSRLIAEFLAKTKQGIVLIDRIDYLFFTNSPETVVREIQSLHDTVSGTGHIIIITLQPELLSSSQKKAIEMETVDLYGKHLRKRTELTDIEMNILRFINERNVMNKLVSYRDITETFHITKPTTRAKMRHLVEIGLVLVDQKGRFKSIKITSAGRKILSYTEGQHS, from the coding sequence ATGCTTGAGAACATCAACACCTTTGTGAGAAACAATAAGCTACTGGTCATTGTTCTTTTTGCATTAGTAGTCGTAGGGATCGTTATTCTTCTCAGCTTACTCTCTTTTGCACGCATTGAAACCTTTATTATTAGCCAGGTTGGGCAACAACAGCTTACCGAAACACGATTTGTAGCAAATCAAATGGAGAATCATATCTTTGCTGTCCAGGATGAATTAGTAACCTTAACAAAATTTCCTGAGATTAGTTCGCTAACCCTTGAAAATTGCCAGCAAACAAGACCAATTCATGAACAGCTTGGAGGAAAATTAACCGTACTTTTAAAAGCCGATCCTTCGGGCAATGTTATCGCCTGTAGTTCCTCACGCTTTTCTAGTTACGTGGATGTTAATATTGCAAATAAGGATTTTTTCCTCATCCCAAAAACAACCAATGTTCCCTATATCACCTCAAGTAGCGTTGGATCTGCCTATCAGATCATTGTTGCAGCGCCGCTTTTTGCAACGACCGAATATACACCTTATCCTAATTTTATTGGTGAATTTAAAGGGTTACTCTTTACGATATTTGATGTCCAAAATCTCTTTAGCCTTTATCTTGAAAATATAGTAAGCGAAAAAAACCGTTTTTTTCTTTTGGTAAATCCTACAACTGAGGAAACGCTTCTCAAGAGCCGAGGCATTCTTGATTATACAGAGATCCAATCACGCATGACTTTGAAAGGAAATCAATCCATCACCATCGTCTCCTTTCCAGGCCTCAATAAGGTAATCGTGACCAATGCAGACTTCATTGTTGGCAAAGATAAATGGAGACTAATCATGATAACACCGGTAGATAGCTTGAATGCAGAGATAAACACGCTGAAAAGAGGATACCTCATCAGCCTGGGTTTGGTAACCGGCATTATCCTCATCGTGTTATTTGCAGCGATAGCCGTTTATCGTTCAAAAGAAAATGTCCAACGCCAACTTGATAAAGCACAGGTTACACTTGAAAAATTAGGGGTACAGATTGACGCAGAGGATGCGACCTATAACCAGGCAGATGTTATCCTTGAGTCTGGAAAAATCTATTTAATCAGCGATGATGAAGAAAACCATGCGCATGAGCTGTTTATTGGTACGCTCAATCGTGGCTTTGTTGGCCTTGCCCTTGTACGTGAAGATCCGCGACAATTAAGAAAAAAATACAACCTCCATAAAACGCCCTTTATCTGGCTAACAAAAGAGAAGGTTACCGGAATACCCTGTGAACATAATATCCAAACACTTTCTCGACTCATTGCAGAATTTTTGGCAAAAACAAAACAAGGCATTGTGCTTATTGACAGGATAGATTACCTTTTCTTTACCAATAGCCCTGAAACCGTAGTACGCGAGATTCAATCGCTCCATGATACGGTGAGTGGAACCGGGCACATCATTATCATAACGCTTCAGCCAGAGCTGCTCTCATCTTCACAAAAAAAAGCAATCGAGATGGAAACTGTTGATCTCTACGGGAAACATCTCCGCAAAAGAACAGAATTAACAGACATTGAAATGAACATACTCCGGTTTATTAATGAAAGAAACGTCATGAACAAACTCGTATCATATAGAGACATTACTGAGACTTTCCATATTACGAAACCAACAACACGAGCAAAGATGAGACATCTTGTTGAAATCGGTCTTGTTCTGGTCGATCAAAAAGGCCGTTTTAAATCTATCAAGATTACCTCTGCGGGAAGAAAAATCTTGAGCTATACTGAAGGTCAACATTCATAG
- a CDS encoding thioredoxin domain-containing protein — MNAARILLVVMVVTLFATVTNSYMMYHVSEKLNNLNVELMGQPQGQGDRKIVGENIPKREVSADDDAAKGSSKAPITIIEFSDFQCPYCGRFYAETLPLIKEKYIDTGKVQFVYRDFPLGFHQHAQKAAEAAECAGEQEKYWEYHNLLFENQNALDTTSLKAYAKQLGLNTGEFNQCLDEGKMTAEVQNDFEQGSRYGVTGTPAFFINGVEIVGAQPYAAFEQIIEQELQ; from the coding sequence ATGAACGCCGCACGCATTCTATTGGTGGTTATGGTTGTGACGCTCTTTGCAACTGTTACCAACAGTTATATGATGTACCATGTATCAGAGAAGCTCAATAACTTGAATGTTGAGCTCATGGGGCAACCGCAAGGGCAGGGAGATAGAAAAATTGTTGGAGAAAATATTCCCAAGAGAGAAGTAAGTGCTGATGATGACGCAGCAAAAGGATCTTCAAAAGCTCCGATCACGATTATTGAATTCAGTGATTTTCAGTGCCCTTACTGTGGGCGATTCTATGCTGAAACCTTGCCCTTAATCAAAGAAAAATATATTGATACCGGAAAGGTTCAATTTGTCTATCGAGATTTTCCTCTAGGATTTCACCAACACGCACAGAAAGCTGCAGAGGCCGCTGAATGTGCAGGAGAACAAGAAAAATATTGGGAATACCATAATCTTCTCTTTGAAAACCAGAATGCCTTGGACACAACCAGCTTGAAAGCCTATGCAAAGCAATTGGGACTCAACACTGGAGAATTCAACCAATGTCTCGATGAAGGAAAAATGACTGCAGAAGTCCAAAACGATTTCGAACAGGGTTCACGTTACGGTGTTACAGGAACGCCTGCCTTTTTCATCAATGGCGTAGAGATTGTTGGAGCTCAGCCTTATGCAGCCTTTGAACAAATCATCGAACAGGAACTCCAATAA
- a CDS encoding iron-sulfur cluster assembly accessory protein, producing MTIKKQGPGSSPIVNEEKAINKKDYILPDMPIGEVVQKYPQVALVFLKYGLHCIGCHGSYWETVEQGAKGHGMDDETFAMLLKEANESAAEAEAQFTSAEDPDNPVYLSSNAITKVKELMEKEGKADNFLRIEVVQGGCAGMSYSFGIDDQQQAEDMLIERDGLKILIDKKTISLIRGSRIDYLETLQGSGFKIDNPNITKSCGCGNSFA from the coding sequence ATGACGATAAAAAAACAAGGACCAGGTAGTAGTCCAATAGTTAACGAAGAAAAAGCAATAAATAAAAAAGATTATATTCTGCCGGATATGCCCATTGGAGAGGTTGTGCAGAAATATCCCCAGGTAGCTTTAGTGTTCTTAAAATACGGTCTTCATTGTATTGGTTGTCATGGTTCTTACTGGGAAACCGTCGAACAAGGTGCAAAGGGTCATGGGATGGATGACGAAACCTTTGCCATGCTCTTAAAAGAAGCAAATGAAAGCGCAGCAGAAGCAGAGGCACAATTTACAAGTGCTGAAGATCCTGATAATCCTGTGTACCTTAGTTCCAATGCCATCACTAAGGTAAAGGAACTCATGGAAAAAGAAGGAAAAGCAGACAACTTTTTGCGTATTGAGGTTGTTCAAGGCGGATGTGCAGGCATGAGTTACAGTTTTGGCATCGATGATCAGCAACAAGCAGAGGATATGCTGATCGAAAGAGATGGATTAAAAATTCTTATCGACAAGAAAACCATCAGCCTTATTCGAGGGTCACGCATCGACTATTTAGAAACCCTTCAAGGATCAGGTTTCAAGATCGACAATCCAAACATTACCAAGAGCTGTGGTTGCGGCAACTCATTTGCCTAG
- a CDS encoding cytochrome c biogenesis protein CcdA: MKEIKQRIFFLCLLLTFLSLLFISVVSAASPLPIGLQKILEYNQESTEAFALKISFFIAFVAGMLGILSPCILPFIPAYFSYTFKEKQNITKMTLVFFLGFSLVFTTMGVIAGFLGQQSLAILQEPWLMTLAGILLISLGIMTLLGKGFSSFFTPTRKLTNDVPGIFLFGTSYALGWSACVGPILVSILGIGAILHDPWYSGTLLFFYSLGNLVPLFLISIFYDRFNLANSRFIKGKLFTFSIDEKKYYVHSTNLIAGIFLLIIGIVVIIYQGTSVVNTWDIFNTRSYFYAWQDKLIAWEYAQPFSVAVFILFVAGVSYFLWKQYRNPKKTSE, translated from the coding sequence ATGAAAGAAATCAAACAGCGTATTTTTTTTCTTTGTTTACTTTTGACATTTCTTAGCTTGCTCTTCATTTCTGTTGTCTCTGCAGCATCTCCTCTTCCCATAGGACTTCAAAAAATACTCGAGTATAATCAAGAAAGCACAGAAGCCTTTGCTTTGAAGATATCCTTCTTTATCGCGTTTGTCGCGGGCATGCTTGGTATTTTATCACCGTGTATTTTGCCATTTATTCCTGCGTACTTCTCGTACACCTTTAAAGAAAAACAGAACATCACGAAGATGACCCTTGTGTTTTTTTTAGGGTTTTCCTTGGTGTTTACTACAATGGGTGTTATTGCAGGTTTTCTTGGCCAGCAGTCATTAGCAATCCTTCAAGAGCCTTGGTTGATGACCCTTGCAGGAATATTGTTGATTAGTTTAGGGATTATGACCCTCTTAGGAAAGGGATTTTCTTCATTCTTTACTCCTACCCGTAAACTGACTAATGACGTACCGGGGATCTTTTTGTTTGGTACATCCTATGCTTTAGGATGGTCAGCCTGTGTTGGTCCTATTCTTGTCAGCATTTTGGGAATTGGTGCAATCCTCCATGATCCGTGGTATTCAGGTACACTCTTATTTTTCTATTCATTGGGTAATCTTGTGCCGTTGTTTCTCATTTCGATCTTCTACGATCGCTTTAATCTTGCCAATAGCCGTTTCATCAAAGGAAAACTCTTTACCTTTTCTATCGACGAAAAGAAATATTACGTGCATTCTACGAACCTTATTGCAGGTATCTTTCTCTTAATCATTGGGATCGTTGTCATCATTTACCAGGGAACTTCAGTCGTTAATACGTGGGACATCTTTAATACACGCAGCTATTTCTATGCATGGCAGGATAAACTTATTGCATGGGAGTATGCACAGCCCTTTAGCGTGGCTGTCTTTATCTTGTTTGTAGCAGGAGTTAGCTATTTTTTATGGAAGCAATATAGAAATCCAAAGAAAACTTCAGAGTAA
- a CDS encoding cupredoxin domain-containing protein codes for MNMKLGIVVLFLGTILLVLAGCGSNDDMQKATPKPEGNSEQQVVELPSPEQNQQQEEQGQDDEQEVEQEPEEQPEETPDDNENMSSGNTVEIDVKARSWEFEPRTIRVRRGDTIILHLESEDVAHGFWLSAFGIQERLEPGQVVDASFVADKEGTFSYVCSVPCGKGHGDMRGTLIVE; via the coding sequence ATGAACATGAAACTGGGAATAGTTGTTTTGTTTTTAGGAACGATACTTTTAGTTCTTGCTGGGTGCGGCAGTAACGACGATATGCAAAAAGCAACACCAAAACCGGAAGGTAATTCTGAGCAACAGGTTGTTGAACTTCCTTCTCCAGAACAGAATCAACAACAGGAAGAGCAAGGACAGGATGATGAACAAGAAGTAGAACAAGAACCGGAAGAACAACCAGAGGAAACTCCCGACGATAATGAGAATATGTCTTCAGGGAATACCGTAGAAATCGATGTCAAAGCAAGAAGCTGGGAATTCGAGCCAAGGACTATTCGTGTCCGTCGAGGAGATACGATCATTCTTCATTTAGAAAGTGAGGATGTTGCTCATGGCTTTTGGTTGTCAGCCTTTGGTATTCAAGAGCGTTTAGAGCCTGGCCAGGTTGTTGATGCAAGTTTTGTTGCTGATAAGGAAGGAACCTTTTCCTATGTCTGTTCTGTCCCTTGTGGAAAGGGTCATGGTGACATGCGTGGAACCCTTATTGTAGAATGA
- a CDS encoding DsbA family protein, whose amino-acid sequence MVLCLVALPVFAILGIFSVRYRRLTKDAVACLFNTVTLRKCKSGLDDRIKAEITGRVISFSPQTARWIYAHYKLLSWLMLTLFVASLAGSIVGIYNYVQYGNCNGPESTGFCVFDPTGSNSKIAEAEIEMPTEIVYPTLEPDDPIIGNPHAELTIIEFGCYACPYTKKAEPIVKEVLEHYDGKVNLQFKTFYIPTHNWSYQSALAANCAQEQGAYEIYHTMLFTYQEWLNTTTLLDIARNVGLNLTQFSDCLASEKYKNEVNADALAGWNAAVPGTPTFFINHEKIVGPKPFKTFTKVIDEELKKKN is encoded by the coding sequence ATGGTCTTATGTTTGGTTGCTTTACCGGTATTTGCCATTCTGGGTATCTTCAGTGTACGCTATCGAAGATTAACCAAGGATGCAGTTGCATGTCTCTTCAATACCGTCACTCTACGAAAATGTAAAAGTGGATTGGACGACCGTATTAAGGCAGAGATTACCGGGAGAGTTATTTCATTTTCCCCTCAGACTGCTCGCTGGATATATGCTCATTATAAACTACTCTCCTGGCTGATGTTGACTCTTTTTGTCGCCAGTTTGGCAGGGAGTATCGTGGGCATCTATAACTACGTCCAGTATGGCAACTGTAATGGGCCCGAATCAACAGGGTTCTGTGTCTTTGATCCCACGGGAAGTAATAGTAAAATTGCAGAGGCTGAAATTGAAATGCCAACAGAAATAGTGTATCCAACCTTAGAGCCGGATGATCCTATCATCGGTAATCCTCATGCGGAGTTAACAATCATTGAGTTTGGTTGTTATGCCTGTCCCTATACCAAAAAAGCAGAACCTATTGTCAAAGAGGTCTTAGAGCACTATGATGGAAAAGTAAATCTTCAGTTTAAAACATTTTATATTCCCACCCATAACTGGAGTTACCAATCTGCATTGGCAGCGAATTGTGCCCAAGAGCAGGGAGCATATGAGATCTATCATACCATGCTGTTTACCTACCAGGAATGGTTAAACACAACTACCTTGCTCGATATTGCACGAAATGTTGGGCTAAACCTTACGCAATTCAGCGACTGTTTGGCATCTGAAAAGTACAAAAACGAAGTCAATGCAGATGCACTTGCTGGGTGGAATGCCGCTGTTCCTGGAACACCGACATTCTTCATTAACCATGAGAAGATCGTTGGTCCAAAACCATTCAAAACATTTACTAAGGTTATTGATGAAGAATTAAAGAAAAAGAACTAG
- a CDS encoding sulfite exporter TauE/SafE family protein: MVGLLFFLSAFLAEIVGTLAGFGSSTIFLPLALFFVDFKTALILVAFFHIFGNLGRITFFRHGLDKKLILIFGVPSVLLTVLGALLVNYTPQEMLKLVLGVFLLIFSLVSLIKPGFIFNPSKRNAILGGALSGFLAGLIGTGGALRGAFLTAFSLKKEVYIATAAAIALAVDLTRIPIYFRSGFLDPSFYVYIPLLFLIAITGSYIGKLIVDKIPQNVFRKVVLGVIAIISLKLIYDGMLLFL; this comes from the coding sequence ATGGTAGGATTATTATTTTTCCTTTCTGCATTCCTCGCAGAGATTGTTGGCACTCTTGCTGGATTCGGCTCTTCAACCATATTTCTACCTCTTGCCTTATTTTTTGTTGATTTCAAAACTGCCCTTATTCTTGTGGCTTTTTTCCATATCTTTGGTAATCTTGGGAGAATAACCTTTTTCAGGCATGGGCTAGATAAAAAACTCATACTGATTTTTGGTGTGCCTAGCGTCCTCTTGACCGTACTCGGTGCTTTGTTAGTCAACTATACGCCACAAGAGATGTTAAAATTAGTTTTGGGTGTCTTTCTATTGATATTTTCTCTTGTCTCGTTAATAAAACCGGGCTTCATCTTCAACCCTTCAAAGAGAAATGCAATTCTTGGTGGAGCATTATCTGGGTTCTTGGCAGGCCTAATCGGTACTGGTGGTGCTTTACGGGGAGCATTCCTCACTGCCTTTAGCTTAAAAAAAGAGGTTTATATCGCAACTGCCGCAGCTATTGCACTTGCCGTCGATCTTACGAGAATTCCTATCTATTTCCGAAGTGGATTTCTGGACCCATCCTTTTATGTGTACATCCCATTGCTGTTCCTCATTGCCATTACTGGTTCTTATATTGGCAAACTCATTGTTGATAAAATCCCCCAAAACGTATTTAGAAAAGTTGTGCTCGGAGTAATTGCTATCATCAGTTTGAAATTGATCTATGATGGAATGTTGTTATTTCTCTGA